In Saccharicrinis fermentans DSM 9555 = JCM 21142, a genomic segment contains:
- a CDS encoding TonB-dependent receptor → MKKLFLFLTLLMLSVFGLKAQTGNIRGRVLDANNLSLPGASIYTEDFNIGTFTDVNGHYIISGIQAGEYQLKVSYIGFQPMVLKAIVKSGKTTIVDFKLDPGMGLDEITITGGLQGQSKALNQQKSNGNITNVIAADQVGKFPDANIGDALKRIPGINVQYDQGEARFGNIRGTAPQYNSVTINGERIPSAEAEIRSIQLDLVPSDMIQTIEVNKAVTPNMDADAIGASVNLVTLSEPAGERISGSVAAGYNGLAKQANYTANIIYGNRFVRDKIGMTIGASINNNNLGSDNVEAEWDGDDNNYYLKELQVRQYYLQRLRQSYSGSFDFKLNENHNLYLKGMYNRRKDWENRYRNILAADDAPAPNGIYPIDKAERETKAGGNNKNARLEDQQMMQFSLNGEHLMGKIKADWGLSYSKASEDRPLERYINFTMEQSDLKGDVTDPKKPFMTLLDESLQDLNSSWELDELTEENQNTEDVDMVAKLNIEIPMASGDFKNALKLGAKYKSKNKERDNNFFDIQIKDEDAFLVDALSNTKNQSKDDFMPGDKYNVGTFVTKEYLGSIDFNDADMFEKEANYAEYAGNFNASENITAGYIMLDQKLGNKWSAIIGLRLEHTTTENKGKKWDDDAEVLSDTPEEKNDYTNLLPNLHLKYKLNKNSILRFAYTNTIARPDYFKLVPFQEIEDGDEISLGNPDLEPTTSANFDLMAEHYFKSIGIVSAGFFYKDIHDFIVHERHNDYTYEGTEWHKFERPINGGDVSLWGLEFSAQRQLDFLPGFLKRLGLYTNYTYTHSAITNFNIEDREDENLSMPGSPEHTLNASISYETSKFTGRLSFNYASSFMDEFDDEAFKDIYYDEVTYLDLNLSYAFHKNYMVYTDFNNLLNQPLRYFQGKSNRTYQMEYYGTTAKIGLKLNF, encoded by the coding sequence ATGAAAAAACTTTTTTTATTTCTTACCTTACTAATGCTTTCTGTCTTCGGACTAAAAGCACAAACTGGCAACATAAGAGGTAGAGTACTGGATGCAAACAATCTATCTCTGCCCGGAGCCAGCATTTACACCGAAGACTTTAACATAGGGACCTTTACCGATGTAAACGGTCATTATATAATTAGTGGTATACAGGCCGGTGAATACCAATTAAAAGTGTCCTACATTGGCTTTCAGCCAATGGTATTAAAAGCGATTGTTAAATCAGGAAAAACAACAATTGTAGACTTCAAACTCGACCCCGGCATGGGACTTGACGAAATAACGATTACAGGCGGCTTACAAGGTCAGTCAAAAGCGCTAAACCAACAAAAAAGTAATGGCAACATCACCAATGTAATTGCAGCTGATCAAGTAGGTAAATTTCCGGATGCCAATATTGGCGATGCACTCAAACGCATTCCAGGCATCAATGTTCAATACGATCAGGGAGAGGCACGTTTTGGCAATATCCGTGGCACAGCACCTCAATACAACTCGGTTACCATCAATGGAGAGCGTATTCCTTCAGCAGAAGCCGAGATCCGCTCCATCCAACTAGATCTGGTTCCTTCTGATATGATTCAGACCATTGAAGTAAATAAAGCTGTTACCCCCAATATGGATGCCGATGCAATTGGTGCTTCAGTAAACCTGGTTACCCTCTCCGAACCTGCGGGCGAACGCATTTCCGGTTCAGTAGCAGCAGGCTATAACGGTCTGGCCAAACAGGCCAACTACACGGCCAACATCATATATGGCAACCGCTTCGTCAGAGATAAAATCGGCATGACAATAGGGGCCTCAATAAACAACAACAATCTGGGTTCTGACAACGTAGAAGCTGAATGGGACGGTGATGATAATAATTATTACTTAAAAGAACTACAAGTTCGACAATATTATTTACAACGACTGCGGCAAAGTTATTCCGGTTCATTTGATTTTAAACTAAACGAAAATCACAATCTTTATTTAAAAGGAATGTACAACAGAAGAAAAGACTGGGAAAACCGCTACCGTAATATCTTAGCTGCCGATGATGCACCAGCCCCAAACGGCATTTACCCCATTGATAAGGCAGAAAGAGAAACCAAAGCGGGTGGCAATAACAAGAATGCTCGCTTGGAAGACCAACAGATGATGCAATTCTCATTGAATGGAGAGCACTTAATGGGCAAAATAAAAGCCGACTGGGGACTGTCTTATTCCAAAGCATCAGAAGATAGACCATTGGAAAGATATATCAACTTTACGATGGAACAAAGTGATTTAAAAGGAGATGTTACTGACCCCAAAAAACCATTTATGACATTACTGGACGAATCACTACAAGACCTAAACAGTAGTTGGGAACTGGACGAATTAACGGAAGAAAATCAGAACACAGAAGATGTGGATATGGTAGCCAAATTAAACATAGAAATTCCGATGGCCAGCGGAGATTTTAAAAATGCTTTAAAATTAGGTGCCAAATACAAATCAAAAAACAAAGAGCGTGACAATAACTTCTTTGATATCCAAATAAAAGATGAAGACGCTTTTTTAGTCGATGCGCTAAGCAATACAAAAAATCAATCAAAAGACGATTTTATGCCGGGCGACAAATACAATGTAGGTACTTTTGTTACGAAAGAATATTTAGGAAGCATAGATTTTAATGATGCCGACATGTTTGAAAAAGAAGCCAATTACGCAGAATATGCCGGAAACTTTAATGCATCAGAGAACATCACTGCCGGATATATAATGCTAGATCAGAAACTAGGAAACAAATGGTCTGCTATTATTGGATTACGTCTTGAGCATACAACCACCGAAAACAAAGGCAAGAAATGGGATGATGATGCGGAAGTATTATCGGACACTCCTGAAGAAAAGAATGATTACACCAACCTGTTACCAAACCTGCACTTGAAATATAAATTAAACAAAAATAGTATATTACGATTCGCTTATACAAATACCATTGCTCGTCCTGATTATTTTAAACTAGTACCTTTTCAAGAAATAGAGGACGGAGACGAAATATCATTGGGCAACCCAGATCTGGAGCCAACCACATCGGCCAACTTTGACCTGATGGCAGAACATTATTTTAAATCCATTGGTATTGTCTCTGCTGGTTTCTTTTACAAGGACATACACGATTTTATTGTACATGAGCGTCATAACGATTATACCTATGAGGGTACCGAATGGCACAAATTTGAACGTCCCATCAACGGAGGTGATGTTTCCCTTTGGGGACTTGAATTCTCAGCTCAGCGGCAACTAGATTTCCTACCCGGCTTTTTGAAAAGATTAGGCTTGTATACCAACTATACCTATACCCATTCAGCTATCACTAATTTTAATATAGAAGATCGTGAAGACGAAAACCTTTCTATGCCAGGCTCACCTGAGCATACCTTAAATGCATCCATTTCCTATGAGACCAGTAAATTTACGGGCAGATTATCGTTTAACTATGCCAGCAGTTTCATGGATGAATTTGATGATGAAGCCTTTAAAGATATATATTATGATGAAGTAACCTATCTCGACTTAAATCTTAGCTATGCCTTTCATAAAAACTACATGGTGTATACCGACTTTAATAACTTACTCAATCAACCCCTCAGATACTTTCAAGGAAAAAGTAACAGAACATACCAAATGGAATATTACGGAACAACGGCAAAAATAGGCCTTAAATTAAATTTTTAA
- a CDS encoding response regulator: MISVIIADDHAVVRTGLHFIFQDCTGIAVKAEADSGDKLLSILQNNTFDAAIVDMNMPGISSLDLIARLRDDYPKLPVVVFTMNADDKWAVRSFKSGALAYINKEENPDELIRAVKSVVKYKRYLTPRQESLFANRFIVGVDGVVDHEGLTDREYQVMCMLADGMTKTDIAHKLQISKNTISNHRNNILKKLNLANNVALTKYALSHQIIL; this comes from the coding sequence ATGATATCTGTAATTATTGCCGATGACCATGCCGTTGTAAGGACGGGTTTGCATTTTATTTTTCAGGATTGTACTGGTATTGCAGTTAAAGCCGAAGCAGACAGTGGAGATAAGCTGTTGTCTATCCTTCAAAATAATACTTTTGATGCTGCTATTGTGGATATGAATATGCCTGGCATTAGTTCCTTGGATTTGATAGCCAGGTTAAGAGATGATTATCCTAAACTTCCAGTGGTGGTTTTTACTATGAACGCAGATGATAAGTGGGCTGTTCGTTCCTTTAAAAGTGGTGCCTTGGCATATATTAATAAGGAAGAGAATCCTGATGAATTGATTCGTGCCGTTAAAAGCGTGGTGAAATACAAGCGTTATCTAACCCCAAGGCAGGAATCTCTTTTTGCCAACCGCTTTATTGTGGGTGTAGATGGGGTTGTGGATCATGAGGGGCTTACGGATAGAGAATATCAGGTAATGTGCATGTTAGCAGATGGAATGACGAAAACAGATATTGCCCATAAACTTCAAATAAGTAAAAATACCATTAGTAATCATCGCAATAATATCCTAAAAAAACTCAATCTGGCTAATAATGTAGCGCTTACCAAATATGCTTTGAGTCACCAAATTATTTTATAG
- a CDS encoding amidohydrolase family protein, translating to MNYLVIKNGFVVKESAIVTEDILVGGNKILQMGQHIERPTSETPVIDASGKFVMPGAVDINRHFLPRSSGEVSQEELRRLNQAEIYNGTTSMIDAIGDFYDKNYLYNIYKAKQRAQSNLIDYSFHLTFSELKSDVSNAFDYSYIHEGISTFLLTLSLLEKVNVNILESIVKRAASSHLLIICDLIIPEVEKSGAEDVKMSHPLALQHHFEALSVLVEMGLRYKCPLMFLNVKFKEELEMISDGMEHGGDFFVSLSMPFSIDLSDLGSGQGGGNSLSKVALANSLHPLKEEEIWSLVRGKRFMVNPPLFNLAIDESHEEVLVYNRPDKFFYMRNFLSMLYTVGVSEGNINIMDLVDIVSARPAKIMGLWPQKGILQPGADADFVIWNPTFDRNLYCSMSNAYATSQKKYKLKGRPDFVFVKGKMVYNGESFYSNHSDGAFVFRTAPLID from the coding sequence ATGAATTATCTAGTGATTAAAAACGGATTTGTGGTTAAGGAGTCGGCTATTGTTACCGAGGATATTCTGGTGGGTGGAAATAAGATACTTCAAATGGGGCAACATATAGAACGACCGACCAGTGAAACGCCGGTAATTGATGCATCTGGAAAATTTGTAATGCCCGGAGCTGTGGATATTAACCGACATTTTCTGCCCCGTAGTTCAGGAGAGGTTTCCCAGGAGGAACTAAGGAGGCTAAACCAAGCCGAGATATACAATGGCACTACCTCTATGATTGATGCAATCGGTGATTTTTACGATAAAAACTACCTGTATAATATTTATAAAGCAAAGCAGAGAGCCCAAAGCAATTTAATTGATTATAGCTTTCACTTGACTTTTTCTGAATTGAAAAGTGATGTTTCGAACGCCTTTGATTATAGTTATATTCATGAGGGTATCTCTACTTTTCTGCTTACCCTATCGTTGTTGGAAAAAGTGAATGTTAACATACTAGAATCCATTGTTAAAAGAGCCGCCAGTAGTCATCTTTTAATTATCTGCGATTTAATAATTCCCGAAGTGGAAAAAAGCGGAGCAGAGGATGTTAAGATGAGTCATCCGCTTGCACTGCAGCATCATTTTGAAGCCTTGTCGGTATTGGTTGAGATGGGGTTGAGATATAAATGTCCTCTTATGTTTTTGAATGTGAAGTTTAAGGAGGAGTTGGAAATGATCAGTGATGGGATGGAACATGGAGGTGATTTTTTTGTGAGTTTAAGTATGCCTTTTTCCATTGATTTGTCTGATCTTGGATCGGGACAAGGAGGAGGGAACTCCTTGTCGAAGGTAGCCTTAGCCAACAGCCTGCATCCCCTTAAAGAAGAAGAGATCTGGTCCTTGGTCAGAGGGAAGCGATTTATGGTGAATCCACCGTTGTTTAACCTGGCCATTGACGAAAGTCATGAGGAAGTACTGGTCTATAACAGGCCGGATAAATTCTTTTACATGCGGAATTTTTTAAGTATGCTTTATACTGTAGGTGTTAGCGAAGGAAATATAAATATAATGGATTTGGTAGATATTGTTTCTGCCCGTCCTGCAAAAATAATGGGGCTTTGGCCACAAAAGGGAATACTGCAACCGGGAGCGGATGCCGATTTTGTTATATGGAATCCTACCTTTGACAGGAATTTATATTGTTCAATGTCCAATGCCTATGCTACTTCTCAAAAGAAATATAAGCTGAAGGGAAGACCCGATTTTGTGTTTGTGAAAGGAAAGATGGTCTATAATGGAGAATCCTTTTACTCCAATCATTCCGATGGTGCGTTTGTATTCAGAACTGCACCTTTGATTGATTGA
- a CDS encoding WcaF family extracellular polysaccharide biosynthesis acetyltransferase produces MKQTDLSTYNNSWYQPGSAIKKLLWYFVNVLFFMNPLNPSSSLKRILLKIFGAQVGDGVVIKPGVNIKYPWKLSIGNHTWIGEKVWIDNLDEVTIGNHCCLSQGAMLLCGNHNFKSKAFDLMIGSIVLEDGTWIGARATLTPNTICKSHAVLTVQSVASGTLEAYTIYKGNPAKKIKVRVIED; encoded by the coding sequence ATGAAACAAACAGATCTATCAACCTATAACAACAGCTGGTATCAGCCGGGTAGCGCAATAAAAAAACTACTTTGGTACTTTGTGAACGTATTATTTTTCATGAACCCACTAAACCCTTCTTCGTCTTTAAAGAGAATATTATTAAAAATATTTGGTGCGCAAGTAGGTGATGGTGTAGTTATTAAACCAGGTGTTAATATCAAATACCCGTGGAAATTGTCCATAGGAAACCATACTTGGATTGGCGAAAAAGTATGGATTGACAACCTGGACGAGGTAACCATTGGCAACCATTGTTGCCTTTCTCAAGGTGCTATGTTACTTTGCGGAAACCATAATTTCAAAAGTAAGGCTTTTGATTTAATGATAGGTAGTATTGTTTTGGAAGATGGAACATGGATTGGCGCCCGGGCAACGCTTACACCCAACACCATTTGTAAATCACACGCGGTACTTACTGTGCAATCGGTAGCCTCGGGAACTCTTGAAGCATACACGATTTATAAAGGTAATCCTGCCAAAAAAATAAAAGTCAGAGTCATAGAAGATTAA
- a CDS encoding phytase, with protein sequence MQFINLTTLFIAAASILSSCQPKGNQNNNSEAERDNTAILEKNKEARDDSLKLTEAYALQAQFSNIVSADYETTPVKSNLGDDAADDPAIWINKIHPEKSMIIGTNKKAGLNVYDLQGNELQFIPIGKMNNADVSYNFAYKGQQVDLLAGSNRTSQSIDVLLIDGANQKIIEKPLCSIPSSVDDVYGLCMYFDAVANKHYVFVNGKNGKIEQWLLKNDNDSIKGELARSFWVSSQPEGMVVDHVTNTLFVGVEEDAIYKFKAQAQADTSSIRLTASCNANNAHISYDIEGLTIYRISDTKGYLLASIQGNFSYAIFDLSEKNNYITSFIIKDGVFDGVEETDGIDANASLMGPKFPKGMLVVQDGFNKDKKENQNQNFKIISFERILQFLQ encoded by the coding sequence ATGCAGTTCATCAATTTAACAACACTCTTTATTGCAGCCGCAAGCATCTTAAGCAGCTGTCAGCCAAAAGGCAACCAAAATAACAATTCTGAAGCCGAAAGGGACAATACGGCTATTCTGGAAAAAAACAAAGAAGCCAGAGACGATTCCTTGAAACTTACCGAAGCCTATGCCTTACAAGCACAGTTTTCAAATATCGTAAGTGCAGATTACGAAACCACTCCGGTAAAATCTAACCTGGGTGATGATGCAGCCGATGACCCTGCCATTTGGATAAACAAAATACATCCAGAAAAGAGCATGATCATTGGCACCAACAAAAAAGCAGGACTAAATGTATATGATTTACAGGGCAATGAACTTCAGTTTATACCCATTGGCAAAATGAACAACGCAGACGTAAGTTATAATTTTGCATACAAAGGTCAACAAGTAGATTTACTAGCAGGAAGTAACCGCACAAGCCAAAGTATTGATGTATTGTTGATTGATGGTGCAAACCAAAAAATAATAGAAAAACCATTGTGCTCTATACCTTCCTCAGTGGATGATGTCTATGGTCTGTGCATGTATTTCGATGCGGTAGCCAACAAACATTACGTTTTTGTAAATGGTAAAAATGGTAAAATTGAACAATGGCTATTAAAAAATGACAATGATTCAATAAAGGGTGAATTGGCCCGCTCCTTTTGGGTAAGCAGTCAACCCGAAGGTATGGTCGTTGATCATGTAACCAACACTTTATTTGTTGGTGTGGAAGAGGATGCCATATACAAGTTCAAAGCACAGGCACAAGCTGACACCTCCAGCATTAGGCTCACAGCCTCCTGTAATGCAAACAATGCTCATATCAGTTACGACATCGAAGGTTTGACTATCTATCGAATTTCTGACACAAAAGGATATCTGTTGGCTTCAATACAAGGAAATTTCTCATACGCTATTTTTGATCTAAGCGAAAAAAACAACTATATCACCAGCTTTATCATCAAAGATGGAGTGTTTGATGGTGTTGAAGAAACGGACGGAATAGATGCAAACGCCAGCCTTATGGGTCCGAAATTTCCCAAAGGCATGCTAGTTGTTCAGGATGGATTCAATAAAGATAAAAAGGAAAATCAAAATCAAAATTTTAAAATAATATCCTTTGAAAGGATACTGCAATTTTTACAATAA
- a CDS encoding DMT family transporter: MWWLLAIVSALFLGIYDVVKKVSLNNNAVLPVLLFSSLSGAILFVPLWLASQSHFISSDHLFFIPSITLKEHAMLLLKSMIVVTSWIFSFFALKHLPLTIVSPVRATGPLWTLIGAIIIFSERLTTYQWIGIIITLAFFYLFSIAGKTEGISFRRNKWILFLILGTLFGAVSGLYDKFLLQHINRMAVQCYFTFYQVILFVPLVMVIWWPTRKKTSPFIWRWSIPLIGFFLIVADFFYFYALHIPESMISIVSALRRASVIVAFAFGAYLFKEKNIKTKALYLLGILVGIGLLIFGTSH; the protein is encoded by the coding sequence ATGTGGTGGTTATTGGCAATAGTGTCTGCTCTTTTTTTAGGCATTTACGATGTGGTAAAAAAAGTATCCCTTAACAACAATGCTGTTCTTCCGGTTTTGCTATTTAGCTCATTGAGTGGCGCCATTTTGTTTGTTCCACTATGGCTTGCTTCGCAAAGCCATTTTATATCCAGCGATCACCTATTCTTCATCCCTTCGATTACGCTGAAAGAGCATGCCATGCTTTTGCTGAAATCAATGATAGTGGTCACATCCTGGATATTTTCCTTTTTTGCACTAAAACACTTGCCTCTGACAATTGTGTCACCTGTGCGGGCAACTGGACCTCTCTGGACTTTGATTGGCGCCATCATTATCTTTTCAGAGAGACTAACAACCTATCAGTGGATAGGAATCATAATTACCTTGGCTTTTTTCTATTTATTTTCCATTGCAGGAAAAACAGAAGGAATTTCTTTTAGACGAAACAAATGGATTTTATTTTTGATTTTGGGAACTTTATTTGGGGCTGTAAGCGGACTGTACGATAAGTTTCTCCTCCAACACATTAATAGAATGGCCGTTCAGTGTTACTTTACCTTTTATCAAGTTATCCTGTTCGTCCCTTTGGTTATGGTAATATGGTGGCCCACCAGAAAAAAAACATCTCCTTTCATTTGGCGATGGAGCATTCCTTTGATTGGCTTTTTCCTAATTGTCGCAGATTTCTTTTATTTTTATGCCTTACACATTCCTGAAAGCATGATTTCTATTGTATCTGCATTACGCAGAGCAAGTGTGATTGTAGCTTTTGCTTTTGGTGCATATTTGTTTAAAGAAAAAAACATAAAAACCAAGGCTCTATATCTACTGGGTATATTAGTGGGCATTGGTTTATTAATATTTGGAACAAGTCACTAG
- a CDS encoding DEAD/DEAH box helicase, with product MTFKELGLTSALLKAVEKKKYTEPSVIQEKAIPPVLEGRDVLASAQTGTGKTAGFTLPMLQILSQEPPLRRRPVRALVLTPTRELAAQVFENVKEYSEFLNLRSAVVFGGVNIKPQIAKLRNGVDILVATPGRLLDLESQNVVSLSKVEIFVLDEADRMLDMGFARDVNRILKLMPDKRQNLLFSATFSKEIKKLADRFLSRPVTVHAAPENATADKIIQKAYHVAKVDKTAVLVRLIHEGDWQQVLIFTRTKSGANRLGKKLNKRGVLSAEIHGDKSQNARVKALDSFKKGTIKALVATDVAARGLDIPLLPHVVNFELPNVPEDYVHRIGRTGRAGANGEAISLVGHEEMDYLKGIEKLLGHTIPLEIMEGFEPGEAPVEEKKPAKKTFRRNNSTSNKNSKRRVPVKKRSNSQDSK from the coding sequence ATGACATTTAAAGAATTAGGATTAACATCTGCTTTGTTAAAGGCAGTTGAAAAGAAAAAATATACAGAACCTTCAGTTATTCAGGAAAAAGCCATACCACCCGTTTTGGAAGGGAGAGATGTGTTGGCCTCAGCGCAAACGGGAACAGGTAAAACGGCTGGTTTTACTTTGCCTATGTTGCAAATCTTATCACAAGAGCCTCCGTTGAGACGTAGACCAGTGCGAGCACTGGTTCTGACACCAACACGAGAATTGGCTGCCCAAGTATTTGAGAACGTAAAGGAGTACAGTGAGTTTTTAAATTTAAGATCGGCTGTGGTGTTTGGTGGTGTTAACATTAAGCCGCAAATAGCTAAGTTGAGAAATGGTGTTGATATATTAGTAGCTACACCGGGTAGATTATTGGATCTGGAATCACAGAATGTTGTTTCGCTTTCTAAAGTGGAGATTTTTGTGTTGGATGAGGCCGATAGGATGTTGGACATGGGGTTTGCCAGGGATGTTAATCGTATACTTAAACTGATGCCCGACAAAAGACAAAATTTGCTTTTCTCGGCTACCTTTTCCAAAGAAATAAAAAAACTGGCAGACCGCTTTCTTAGTCGTCCGGTTACTGTTCATGCGGCTCCTGAAAATGCAACGGCTGATAAAATTATTCAAAAGGCTTATCATGTGGCTAAAGTTGATAAAACAGCGGTGTTGGTTCGTCTGATTCATGAGGGGGATTGGCAACAGGTTCTTATCTTTACCCGTACCAAGAGTGGTGCTAATCGTTTAGGTAAGAAATTGAATAAAAGAGGTGTCTTGTCTGCCGAAATTCATGGTGATAAAAGTCAGAATGCCCGTGTAAAAGCATTGGATTCCTTTAAAAAAGGAACCATAAAGGCATTGGTAGCTACCGATGTTGCAGCGCGTGGTTTGGATATTCCATTGTTGCCGCATGTGGTGAATTTTGAATTACCCAATGTGCCGGAAGATTATGTTCATCGCATAGGTCGTACAGGAAGGGCAGGCGCTAACGGAGAAGCTATTTCTTTGGTAGGTCATGAGGAGATGGATTACCTGAAGGGAATAGAAAAGTTATTGGGACATACCATCCCACTGGAAATAATGGAGGGTTTTGAACCGGGAGAAGCTCCTGTTGAAGAGAAAAAACCTGCTAAAAAAACTTTTCGCCGGAATAATAGTACTTCTAATAAAAATAGTAAACGAAGAGTGCCTGTTAAAAAAAGATCTAATAGTCAGGATTCAAAATAA
- a CDS encoding cell division ATP-binding protein FtsE translates to MSKQSLPIENKENNIVEFKNSVIRHQENIILKDVNLEVKKGEFIYLIGKVGSGKSSLLKAMYGEVLVKEGSVFSVGYNLKKIKSSQIPFLRRKMGIIFQDFQLLSDRSVYENLNFVLKATGWKNKKEMDVRIRDVLTQVDMVHKGYKMPHQLSGGEQQRIGIARALLNEPDLILADEPTGNLDPETTNDLMRLLLKISEMGKTVIMATHNYGMIDKYKGRILKCEDTHLKEEKS, encoded by the coding sequence ATGAGCAAGCAATCCCTCCCCATAGAAAATAAAGAAAACAACATTGTTGAGTTTAAGAATAGTGTCATCCGTCACCAGGAGAATATTATTTTAAAAGATGTTAACCTGGAAGTGAAAAAAGGTGAGTTTATTTATCTGATTGGTAAGGTTGGAAGCGGAAAATCAAGCCTATTAAAAGCGATGTATGGTGAAGTTTTGGTAAAAGAAGGATCCGTTTTTTCTGTGGGTTACAACCTAAAAAAAATTAAATCAAGCCAGATTCCTTTTTTAAGAAGAAAAATGGGCATTATTTTTCAGGATTTTCAATTACTCAGTGATCGTTCTGTGTACGAAAACTTAAATTTTGTTCTTAAAGCCACCGGTTGGAAAAACAAAAAAGAAATGGATGTGCGTATCCGCGACGTACTCACTCAGGTTGACATGGTACACAAAGGATACAAAATGCCACACCAATTATCTGGTGGTGAACAACAACGCATTGGCATTGCCCGTGCCTTGTTAAACGAACCGGACTTGATATTAGCCGATGAGCCCACTGGTAATCTGGATCCGGAAACAACCAACGACTTAATGAGGCTGTTGTTAAAAATTTCGGAGATGGGAAAAACTGTCATTATGGCAACCCATAATTATGGTATGATAGACAAATACAAAGGACGTATATTAAAATGTGAAGATACACACCTGAAAGAGGAAAAATCATGA
- a CDS encoding ERCC4 domain-containing protein, which produces MCKKIYPSITVDYREVPSGIPDILKEKYCFIEMKRMKTGDYVINEQVVVERKTKDDFVVSLIEGRLFKQCYHLRKSAFIPTLIIEGNPFCTGHAITREAIRGALLSVSVAWQIPINYTSSVEDTVQMLWMIAQQNQNQQQVLYRRGYKPKTLYKRQQYFLQGLPMVGPKIAAELLQHFGTIEGILKADEKSLLAVPGMGKERIRKIKMFMEGSAKKLASRGL; this is translated from the coding sequence ATGTGTAAAAAAATATACCCCAGTATTACGGTTGATTATCGCGAAGTGCCTTCGGGGATTCCGGATATTTTGAAGGAAAAATATTGTTTCATAGAAATGAAGAGGATGAAAACAGGAGATTATGTGATTAACGAACAGGTGGTAGTAGAGCGCAAGACCAAAGATGATTTTGTGGTTTCTCTGATAGAAGGCAGACTCTTTAAACAATGTTATCATCTTAGAAAAAGTGCTTTTATTCCCACTTTAATTATTGAGGGTAATCCTTTTTGTACAGGACATGCGATTACGCGAGAAGCCATAAGGGGAGCTCTGCTATCTGTTTCTGTGGCTTGGCAGATTCCTATTAATTACACTTCGAGTGTTGAAGATACTGTTCAAATGTTATGGATGATCGCCCAGCAAAACCAGAATCAGCAGCAAGTACTATACAGGCGTGGATACAAACCGAAGACTTTATATAAACGACAACAGTATTTTTTGCAGGGATTGCCTATGGTAGGGCCTAAGATAGCTGCAGAACTGTTACAGCACTTTGGTACTATTGAAGGAATATTGAAGGCGGATGAAAAGTCCCTGCTGGCAGTTCCCGGCATGGGAAAGGAACGGATTCGGAAAATTAAAATGTTTATGGAAGGTAGCGCAAAAAAACTTGCATCAAGAGGACTATGA
- a CDS encoding porin family protein, producing the protein MKKILLVFAIIAWVSTTSAQDRIALGLKAGFNSTNINLSNIPSGTEIKNEAKSGFLFGAYGRLKLIGKLSFQPELYYAKKQTQYQITEGGESVVVNSDIKSWDVPLLANLQLIDLKVASVYGVAGPVASFISKDDLKSMKDANWTFQAGIGAQVWKISADVRYEWGMKDISKLDFGQKTDVLTFTIGYRLFGI; encoded by the coding sequence ATGAAGAAGATTCTATTGGTATTTGCAATTATAGCATGGGTAAGTACAACGTCAGCACAGGATAGAATTGCCCTTGGTCTAAAAGCGGGTTTTAATAGTACAAATATTAATTTGTCGAATATTCCTTCTGGAACAGAAATCAAGAATGAAGCTAAATCGGGCTTTTTATTTGGTGCTTATGGACGCTTGAAGCTTATTGGAAAGCTATCGTTTCAACCTGAATTATATTATGCCAAAAAACAAACACAATATCAAATTACTGAAGGTGGCGAGTCGGTTGTCGTAAATAGCGATATTAAATCGTGGGATGTGCCTTTGTTGGCTAATCTTCAATTGATAGATTTAAAAGTGGCTAGTGTATATGGAGTAGCAGGTCCTGTTGCTTCATTTATATCAAAAGATGATTTAAAAAGTATGAAAGATGCCAACTGGACATTTCAGGCAGGTATTGGAGCTCAGGTATGGAAAATCTCAGCCGATGTGCGTTATGAGTGGGGTATGAAAGATATTTCAAAATTAGATTTCGGCCAAAAAACTGATGTGCTTACATTTACCATTGGGTATAGGTTATTTGGAATTTAA